A stretch of the Argentina anserina chromosome 6, drPotAnse1.1, whole genome shotgun sequence genome encodes the following:
- the LOC126798540 gene encoding cullin-3A-like: MSAQKKKNFQIEAFKHRVVVDPKYAEKTWAILEHAIKEIYNHNASGLSFEELYRNAYNMVLHKFGEKLYSGLVRTMTYHLTEISKSIEAAQGELFLEELNRKWAEHNKALQMIRDILMYMDRTFIPSSHKTPVHELGLNLWRDVVIHSSKTQSRLLDTLLELVLRERNGDVINRGLMRNVIKMLMDLGSYVYQEDFEKHFLEVSADFYRCESQEFIESCDCGNYLKKAERRLNEEMERVTHYLDARSEAKITSVVEKEMIESHMNRLVHMESSGLVNMLVDDKYEDLGRMYNLFRRVQTGLVIVRDVMTFYIRDTGKHLVTDPERLRDPVDFVQRLLDMKDKYDKIISLAFNNDKTFQNALNSSFEYFINLNARSPEFISLFVDDKLRKGLRGVSEEDVEVVLDKVMMLFRYLQEKDVFEKYYKQHLAKRLLSGKTVSDDAERSLIVKLKTECGYQFTSKLEGMFTDMKTSQDTMHGFYTAVGPQLGDSPTLTVQVLTTGSWPTQPSVACNLPSEILWVCDKFKSYYLGTHTGRRLSWQTNMGTADLKTTFGKGQKHELNVSTYQMCVLMLFNNADRLMYKDIEQATEIPATDLKRCLQSLACVKGKNVLRKEPMSKDIVEDDTFFFNDKFTSKFFKVKIGTVVAQRESEPENLETRQRVEEDRKPQIEAAIVRIMKARRVLDHNNIVAEVTKQLQARFLPNPVVIKKRIESLIEREFLERDKTDRKLYRYLA; this comes from the exons ATGAGTGCTCAGAAAAAGAAGAACTTTCAGATTGAGGCGTTCAAGCATCGGGTGGTGGTTGATCCCAAGTACGCAGAGAAGACGTGGGCGATTCTGGAGCATGCGATCAAGGAAATCTATAATCACAATGCTAGCGGCCTCAGTTTTGAAGAGCTCTATAG GAATGCTTACAATATGGTGCTGCACAAATTTGGAGAGAAACTGTACTCTGGTCTCGTTAGAACCATGACTTATCATCTGACAGAAATATCCAAATCGATTGAAGCTGCCCAGGGAGAGCTGTTTCTGGAAGAGCTGAACAGAAAATGGGCAGAGCATAACAAGGCATTGCAGATGATTCGAGACATATTGATGTACATGGACAGAACTTTTATCCCAAGCAGCCATAAAACCCCTGTTCATGAGCTTGGTCTGAACCTTTGGAGGGATGTTGTTATTCATTCTAGCAAAACCCAGTCTAGGCTTTTGGACACTCTTCTTGAGCTAGTGCTTCGAGAAAGAAATGGTGATGTAATCAACAGAGGCTTGATGAGGAATGTTATAAAAATGTTGATGGATTTAGGTTCTTATGTTTACCAGGAGGACTTCGAGAAGCACTTTCTGGAGGTTTCAGCTGATTTTTACCGCTGTGAGTCTCAAGAGTTCATCGAGTCATGCGATTGTGGAAACTATCTAAAGAAGGCTGAAAGGCGCCTAAATGAGGAGATGGAGAGAGTGACCCATTACTTAGATGCTAGAAGTGAAGCTAAGATTACCAGTGTGGTGGAAAAGGAGATGATTGAGAGTCACATGAACCGACTAGTTCATATGGAGAGCTCAGGTTTAGTTAATATGCTTGTAgatgacaaatatgaagacTTGGGGAGAATGTATAACTTGTTTCGCAGAGTGCAGACTGGACTTGTAATTGTACGAGATGTCATGACTTTTTACATCCGAGATACTGGAAAGCACCTAGTTACTGACCCAGAAAGGTTGAGGGATCCTGTAGACTTTGTCCAACGACTTCTTGATATGAAGGATAAGTATGACAAAATTATCAGTTTGGCATTCAACAATGACAAGACATTCCAGAATGCTTTAAACTCTTCCTTTGAATACTTCATAAATTTGAATGCCAGGTCCCCTGAATTCATATCACTCTTTGTGGATGACAAGCTCCGGAAAGGTCTGAGAGGGGTTAGCGAGGAGGATGTAGAGGTCGTACTTGACAAGGTCATGATGCTTTTCCGCTACCTTCAGGAGAAAGATGTGTTTGAAAAGTATTACAAGCAACACTTGGCAAAGAGGCTTCTTTCTGGTAAAACTGTTTCTGATGATGCAGAAAGAAGTCTGATTGTAAAGCTCAAAACTGAGTGTGGATATCAGTTTACTTCCAAGTTGGAGGGTATGTTCACTGATATGAAGACCTCTCAGGATACAATGCATGGGTTCTACACAGCAGTTGGTCCTCAGTTAGGTGATAGCCCAACACTAACTGTCCAGGTCCTCACCACAGGTTCATGGCCTACTCAGCCAAGTGTTGCATGCAACCTTCcatctgaaattttgtgggTCTGTGATAAGTTCAAGAGTTATTATCTTGGGACCCATACTGGGCGGAGATTGTCCTGGCAAACTAACATGGGAACAGCTGATTTGAAAACAACTTTTGGAAAGGGCCAGAAGCATGAGCTGAATGTTTCGACATATCAGATGTGTGTGCTGATGCTATTCAACAATGCTGACAGGTTGATGTACAAGGATATCGAACAGGCTACTGAGATCCCAGCCACTGATCTGAAGAGGTGCCTTCAGTCTCTGGCCTGTGTTAAGGGGAAAAATGTTCTTCGGAAGGAGCCAATGAGCAAGGACATAGTTGAGGATGATACCTTCTTCTTCAATGACAAGTTCACGAGCAAGTTTTTCAAAGTAAAGATTGGCACTGTGGTTGCACAAAGGGAGTCTGAACCAGAAAACCTAGAAACCCGGCAGAGAGTGGAGGAAGACAGAAAGCCACAGATTGAGGCAGCGATCGTGAGGATCATGAAGGCAAGGCGGGTGCTGGATCACAATAACATAGTTGCTGAGGTCACGAAGCAGCTGCAGGCGCGTTTCTTGCCCAACCCTGTAGTTATAAAGAAGCGTATCGAATCCCTCATTGAGCGGGAGTTTTTGGAAAGGGATAAAACAGATAGAAAATTGTACAGGTACCTTGCTTGA
- the LOC126798572 gene encoding 40S ribosomal protein S9-2 — protein sequence MVHVVFYRNYGKTFKKPRRPYEKERLDAELKLVGEYGLRCKRELWRVQYALSRIRNAARELLTLDEKNPRRIFEGEALLRRMNRYGLLEESQNKLDYVLALTVENFLERRLQTQVFKSGMAKSIHHARVLIRQRHIRVGRQVVNIPSFMVRIDSEKHIDFAITSPLGGGRPGRVKRRNQKAAAKKAAGGDGDEEDEE from the exons ATGGTGCACGTTGTCTTCTACCGGAATT ACGGAAAGACTTTCAAGAAGCCAAGGCGTCCTTATGAGAAGGAACGTTTGGATGCTGAGCTGAAGCTTGTTGGAGAATATGGGCTTCGGTGCAAGAGGGAGTTGTGGAGGGTTCAGTATGCGTTGAGCCGTATCCGTAATGCTGCCAGGGAACTTCTTACCTTGGATGAGAAAAACCCTCGCCGTATCTTCGAGGGTGAGGCACTTCTGCGAAGGATGAACAGGTATGGGCTTCTGGAAGAGAGCCAGAACAAGCTCGATTATGTCCTTGCTTTGACCGTCGAGAACTTCCTTGAGAGGCGTCTCCAGACCCAGGTGTTCAAATCTGGTATGGCCAAGTCCATCCACCACGCCAGGGTTCTCATCAGGCAAAGGCACATCAG GGTTGGAAGGCAGGTTGTCAACATCCCATCTTTCATGGTGAGAATCGATTCTGAGAAGCACATTGACTTTGCCATTACAAGTCCTCTTGGAGGTGGCCGCCCTGGAAGAGTGAAGAGAAGGAACCAGAAGGCCGCCGCCAAGAAGGCAGCTGGCGGTGATGGAGATGAGGAAGATGAGGAATGA
- the LOC126798550 gene encoding tubulin alpha-2 chain-like encodes MRECISIHIGQAGIQVGNACWELYCLEHGIQPDGQMPSDKTVGGGDDAFNTFFSETGAGKHVPRAVFLDLEPTVIDEVRTGTYRQLFHPEQLISGKEDAANNFARGHYTIGKEIVDLCLDRIRKLADNCTGLQGFLVFHAVGGGTGSGLGSLLLERLSVDYGKKSKLGFTVYPSPQVSTSVVEPYNSVLSTHSLLEHTDVAVLLDNEAIYDICRKSLDIERPTYTNLNRLVSQVISSLTASLRFDGALNVDVTEFQTNLVPYPRIHFMLSSYAPVISAEKAYHEQLSVAEITNSAFEPASMMAKCDPRHGKYMACCLMYRGDVVPKDVNAAVATIKTKRTIQFVDWCPTGFKCGINYQPPTVVPGGDLAKVQRAVCMISNSTSVAEVFSRIDIKFDLMYAKRAFVHWYVGEGMEEGEFSEAREDLAALEKDYEEVGLESAEGEDGEDDEY; translated from the exons ATGAGAGAGTGCATCTCCATCCACATCGGCCAAGCCGGAATCCAAGTCGGCAACGCCTGCTGGGAGCTTTACTGCCTCGAGCACGGTATCCAG CCTGATGGCCAAATGCCGAGTGACAAGACCGTCGGCGGCGGAGACGACGCCTTCAACACTTTCTTCAGCGAGACCGGCGCCGGAAAGCACGTCCCACGCGCCGTCTTCTTGGATCTGGAGCCCACCGTCATCGACGAGGTGAGGACCGGGACCTACCGTCAGCTCTTCCACCCGGAGCAGCTCATCAGCGGCAAGGAGGACGCCGCCAACAACTTCGCCAGAGGCCACTACACCA TTGGCAAGGAGATAGTGGATCTGTGCTTGGACCGGATCAGGAAGCTGGCGGACAACTGCACTGGGCTTCAAGGCTTTCTGGTGTTCCATGCCGTCGGAGGCGGGACTGGATCTGGGCTTGGGTCTCTGCTCCTTGAGAGGCTCTCTGTAGACTACGGGAAGAAATCCAAGCTTGGATTCACTGTCTACCCGTCTCCTCAGGTGTCGACCTCTGTTGTGGAGCCTTACAACAGTGTCTTGTCCACTCACTCGCTCCTGGAGCACACTGATGTGGCTGTGCTTCTGGACAATGAGGCCATCTATGATATCTGCCGTAAGTCGCTCGACATTGAGAGGCCTACCTACACCAACCTCAACAGGCTTGTTTCTCAG GTTATCTCCTCACTCACTGCTTCACTGCGTTTTGATGGAGCACTCAATGTGGATGTGACTGAATTCCAGACCAATCTGGTGCCATACCCTAGAATCCATTTCATGCTTTCATCCTACGCACCGGTGATCTCTGCTGAGAAGGCCTACCATGAGCAACTCTCTGTGGCTGAAATCACCAACAGCGCCTTTGAGCCAGCGTCTATGATGGCCAAATGCGATCCTAGGCATGGGAAGTACATGGCTTGCTGTTTGATGTACAGAGGAGATGTGGTGCCAAAGGATGTGAATGCGGCTGTGGCCACCATCAAGACCAAGAGGACCATTCAGTTTGTGGATTGGTGCCCAACTGGGTTCAAGTGTGGTATCAACTACCAGCCTCCTACTGTTGTCCCTGGTGGTGACTTGGCCAAGGTTCAGAGGGCCGTGTGCATGATTTCCAACTCCACAAGTGTTGCTGAGGTGTTCTCGAGGATTGATATCAAGTTTGATCTGATGTATGCTAAGCGTGCATTTGTCCACTGGTATGTCGGTGAGGGTATGGAGGAGGGTGAGTTCTCGGAGGCTAGGGAGGACTTGGCTGCTCTTGAGAAGGATTATGAAGAGGTTGGGTTGGAGTCAGCTGAAGGTGAAGATggtgaggatgatgagtactAG